The genomic interval CAGCATGTCCTTCCGCGCCGCGACGACCTCGGATTCGGCCAGCACACCGGCGCCGTCGGAGAGCGTGACCGGCTCGCCTACCCGGATCCGGCGCACGGTCGCGGCATGGCGGCCCTCGGGACCCGCCAGCACCGCGACACCGCCCGGCTCCGGAATCTCGTCGAGGTAGAAGACCGTCGCGGCCACGGCCCGCTCAGCGTCCGCTGAACGAGGCCCGCAACCGCGCGAACAGGCCGCTGTTGTGTTCCGACTGCGCCGAGAGCACCTCGGTGCGCTCGCCGTTGCGCGTCGCCTTGTACTTGCGCAGCAGGTCGGACTGCTTGCTGTCCAGTTTCGTCGGCACCACGATGTCCAGGTGCGCGACCAGATCACCGCGCGCGCTGGATCGCAGCTTCGGCATGCCGTGCCCCCGCAGCACCGACACCTCGCCGGGCTGGGTCCCCGCGGGAATGGTCAGCTCGGTCGGGCCGTCGAGAATCGTGTCGATCACCACGGTCGCGCCGAGCGCCGCGTCGACCATCGGCACCCGGATCGTGCAGTGCAGGTCGTCGCCGTCGCGCACGAACATGTCGTGCGGCTGCTCGACGATCTCCACGTACAGGTCGCCCGCGGGGCCGCCGCCGGGACCGATCTCGCCCTGCGCGGCCAGCCGCACCCGCATGCCGTTGGCCACACCGGCCGGAATCGGCGCGGCGATCTCGCGACGCGACCGCACCCGACCGTCGCCACCGCACTTGCGGCACGGATCCGGGATGGTCTCACCGGTGCCGCGGCAGGTGGGGCACGGCCGCGAGGTCATCACCTGGCCCAGGAAGGACCGCTGCACCGTCTGCACCTCCCCGGCGCCGCCACAGGTCTCGCAGCGCACCGGCTTGG from Nocardia wallacei carries:
- the dnaJ gene encoding molecular chaperone DnaJ, coding for MARDYYGILGVGRNATDQEIKRAYRKLARELHPDVNPDADAQEKFREVSTAYEVLSDPEKRRIVDMGGDPMESAGGGAGFAGAGFGGLGDVFEAFFGGMGNAGPRRPRGRVQPGADSLLRTRLSLAECAVGVTKHLTVDTAVLCDVCQGAGTNGNSKPVRCETCGGAGEVQTVQRSFLGQVMTSRPCPTCRGTGETIPDPCRKCGGDGRVRSRREIAAPIPAGVANGMRVRLAAQGEIGPGGGPAGDLYVEIVEQPHDMFVRDGDDLHCTIRVPMVDAALGATVVIDTILDGPTELTIPAGTQPGEVSVLRGHGMPKLRSSARGDLVAHLDIVVPTKLDSKQSDLLRKYKATRNGERTEVLSAQSEHNSGLFARLRASFSGR